A region from the Rheinheimera mangrovi genome encodes:
- the fadI gene encoding acetyl-CoA C-acyltransferase FadI, whose amino-acid sequence MAAPIQLTTRQGDRIAIVRGLRTPFAKQATEFHGVSALELGKLVVNELLIRSELSPKLIDQLVFGQVVQMPEAPNIAREIVLGTGMNVHTDAFSVTRACATSFQSVVSVAESMMAGHTEIAIAGGADSSSVLPIGVSKKLGRALVDLNKAKTFGQKLAIFRRLGLKDLLPVPPAVAEYTTGLSMGDTAEQMAKTHGISRADQDAMAHRSHSLAAQAWKDGLLKDEVMAAHIEPYKTFLEIDNNIRMDSKLESYSKLKPVFDRQFGSVTAATSTPLTDGASAVLMMTESRAKAMGYEVLGYIRSYAFAAIDVWEDMLMGPSYATPIALDRAGLKLSDLTLIEMHEAFAAQALANMKMFGSKTFAEQKLGRAEAIGDIDMAKFNVIGGSLAYGHPFAATGTRLITQTLNELKRRGGGIGLTTACAAGGLGAAMILETE is encoded by the coding sequence ATGGCCGCGCCAATACAACTTACCACACGTCAGGGAGACCGTATCGCCATAGTGCGTGGTCTGCGTACTCCATTTGCTAAACAAGCAACCGAATTCCATGGCGTTTCAGCGCTTGAGCTGGGCAAGCTGGTGGTCAACGAACTGCTGATCCGTAGCGAATTGTCGCCCAAGTTAATAGATCAATTGGTTTTTGGTCAAGTTGTTCAAATGCCGGAAGCGCCAAACATTGCTCGTGAAATCGTATTAGGCACTGGCATGAATGTGCATACAGATGCCTTCAGCGTGACCCGTGCTTGCGCCACCAGCTTCCAGTCTGTGGTTAGCGTGGCTGAAAGCATGATGGCTGGTCACACTGAAATTGCTATTGCTGGCGGTGCAGATTCAAGTTCTGTATTGCCTATTGGCGTCAGCAAAAAGTTAGGCCGTGCTTTGGTCGATTTAAACAAAGCCAAAACTTTTGGTCAGAAACTGGCGATATTCCGCCGTTTAGGTTTAAAAGATTTGTTGCCAGTACCACCAGCTGTAGCTGAATACACCACAGGTTTATCTATGGGTGATACGGCCGAACAGATGGCTAAAACTCATGGGATCAGCCGTGCCGATCAAGATGCGATGGCGCACCGTTCACATAGCCTTGCTGCACAAGCCTGGAAAGATGGTCTGTTAAAAGACGAAGTGATGGCTGCTCATATTGAGCCTTACAAAACCTTCCTTGAAATCGACAACAATATCCGGATGGATTCGAAGCTGGAGTCGTACAGCAAATTAAAACCTGTGTTCGACCGTCAGTTTGGTTCTGTCACCGCTGCCACCAGTACGCCTTTAACGGATGGCGCTTCTGCTGTGCTGATGATGACGGAAAGCCGCGCTAAAGCCATGGGCTATGAAGTGTTGGGTTATATCCGAAGCTATGCGTTCGCCGCTATCGATGTCTGGGAAGATATGCTGATGGGTCCTTCTTATGCGACGCCTATCGCTTTAGACCGTGCTGGTTTGAAGTTATCTGACTTAACCCTGATTGAAATGCACGAAGCTTTTGCTGCTCAGGCGCTGGCCAATATGAAAATGTTTGGTAGCAAAACTTTTGCTGAACAAAAACTGGGCCGAGCTGAAGCCATAGGTGACATTGATATGGCGAAATTTAACGTGATAGGTGGCTCTTTAGCTTACGGCCATCCTTTTGCCGCTACAGGCACTCGTTTAATTACTCAGACCTTAAATGAATTAAAACGCCGTGGTGGTGGTATAGGTTTAACCACGGCTTGTGCTGCCGGTGGTTTAGGTGCAGCTATGATCCTGGAGACTGAATAA
- a CDS encoding DUF4381 domain-containing protein gives MANTEPQLALADIQEPVLNTFWPPAPGWWLLAVLLILLLAYSFRFFWKKWQKALPLRQAKAEFRLIKEPDQSAELNELLKRLVSYYSPRHPVLSAPVKQWQDFLQQQMPQHALPDLQKLLYQQQSEQTDFSAYLQFASQWLNKVSVKQLERL, from the coding sequence ATGGCGAACACTGAACCCCAACTGGCTTTAGCTGATATTCAGGAGCCTGTACTAAACACCTTCTGGCCACCGGCTCCGGGCTGGTGGTTGCTTGCTGTACTGCTGATTTTATTGCTCGCCTACAGCTTTCGTTTTTTCTGGAAAAAATGGCAAAAAGCCTTGCCATTACGTCAGGCCAAAGCAGAATTTCGATTGATTAAAGAGCCAGATCAGAGTGCTGAACTGAATGAACTGCTAAAACGTCTGGTGAGTTACTACAGCCCACGACATCCGGTTTTATCTGCGCCGGTGAAACAATGGCAGGACTTTTTGCAGCAGCAAATGCCACAGCATGCTTTGCCTGACTTACAAAAACTGTTGTACCAGCAGCAGTCTGAGCAAACCGATTTTAGTGCTTACCTGCAGTTTGCGTCCCAGTGGCTGAATAAGGTTTCTGTCAAACAGCTGGAGCGGCTTTGA
- a CDS encoding vWA domain-containing protein codes for MFEFSYPWLFILLPLPLLLRRKTQQQGSPLKHKALIQASSQGSALVSKAPRSVKTVMALLCWCFLVLAATQPKWLGETVTLPQQGRDLMLALDLSGSMDISDMQHQGQSINRLQAVKLVVSNFIQQRKGDRIGLILFGDAAYQQTPLTYDLTTIQTMLDEAVRGLVGERTAIGEAIGLAVKRLNAYETSNKVLILLSDGANTAGVIQPTEALQLAKAAGVKVYTVGVGAEQMVQQSIFGRQLINPSQDLDEVLLTRIAEETGGKYFRARDLAELAQIYKLLDQLEPIERDQISYRPQQSLLHWPLLAAFFCSVLLALGQVRWSGRIKHVG; via the coding sequence ATGTTTGAATTTAGCTATCCCTGGTTGTTTATTTTATTACCTCTGCCTTTGTTGCTACGACGTAAAACTCAGCAACAAGGTAGTCCACTCAAACACAAAGCCTTGATCCAGGCTAGTAGTCAGGGATCAGCTTTAGTCAGTAAAGCGCCCCGCTCTGTCAAAACGGTAATGGCGCTGCTGTGCTGGTGCTTTTTGGTGCTCGCCGCTACGCAACCCAAATGGCTAGGTGAAACCGTCACCTTGCCGCAACAAGGCCGCGATCTGATGTTGGCACTGGATTTATCCGGTTCTATGGATATCAGCGATATGCAGCATCAGGGGCAAAGCATCAACAGGTTGCAAGCGGTAAAACTGGTGGTCAGTAACTTCATCCAACAGCGTAAAGGCGATCGTATTGGTCTGATTTTATTTGGCGACGCCGCTTATCAGCAAACGCCTTTAACTTATGACTTAACCACCATTCAAACCATGCTGGATGAAGCTGTGCGTGGTTTAGTCGGTGAACGTACCGCCATAGGTGAAGCTATAGGTCTGGCCGTTAAACGTCTGAATGCTTATGAAACGTCCAACAAAGTACTGATTTTATTGAGTGATGGAGCCAATACTGCTGGCGTGATCCAGCCAACAGAAGCCTTGCAGCTGGCCAAGGCCGCCGGAGTCAAAGTGTATACCGTAGGTGTTGGAGCCGAACAAATGGTGCAACAAAGCATTTTTGGCCGCCAGCTGATTAACCCTTCTCAGGATTTAGATGAAGTATTACTGACCCGCATTGCTGAGGAAACCGGCGGCAAGTATTTCCGTGCCCGTGATTTGGCTGAACTGGCACAAATTTATAAGCTGCTGGATCAGTTAGAGCCGATTGAGCGCGACCAAATCAGCTACCGCCCTCAACAAAGCCTTTTACACTGGCCTTTATTGGCTGCTTTTTTTTGTTCTGTATTACTTGCCTTAGGCCAGGTCAGATGGTCAGGGAGAATAAAACATGTGGGCTGA
- a CDS encoding EAL and HDOD domain-containing protein, with amino-acid sequence MYFYTARQPILDKNKNLFAYELLFRDGVDNVFPEVDSNEATSRMIEGSQLNLGLDEFLGDKPGFINFTLDSLLKKYPSMLPCEQVVIEILETVQPGKRLLAECELLKAQGYVLALDDYIHQPVWRHFYPLIDIIKIDFRATSLDTILQIKQAIEEFPHIKLLAEKVETNEEFLQALDLGFDYFQGYFFSRPEMMQSRALSPAQMTLAELLYETAKTEMDLNAITAIFERDVHLSYKLLRYSNSAVFKRRAEIATIKQAIVVLGQAELKRFLSVLFTAQISSDKPAELMRMAMTRARFAEDIARLAGFAELSKAFLTGMMSLMDAILDESMSSVMNKLPLSKDIKDALIDGVGPMAQFLQLIKFYEQAAWDDANALIQSLKLDSKLVPDAYHTAVQWANEQMKALGDN; translated from the coding sequence ATGTACTTTTATACTGCACGCCAACCTATACTGGATAAAAATAAAAACCTGTTTGCCTATGAACTTTTGTTCAGGGATGGTGTGGACAACGTATTCCCTGAAGTCGACAGTAACGAAGCCACTTCGCGTATGATTGAAGGCAGCCAGCTGAATTTAGGGCTGGATGAGTTTTTGGGCGATAAACCTGGCTTTATCAACTTTACGCTTGATTCCCTATTGAAAAAGTACCCTTCGATGCTACCTTGTGAGCAGGTCGTGATTGAAATACTGGAAACAGTGCAACCAGGAAAACGCCTGTTAGCTGAATGCGAACTGCTAAAAGCTCAAGGGTATGTTTTAGCACTGGACGACTACATTCATCAGCCTGTTTGGCGTCATTTTTACCCGCTGATTGATATTATCAAGATTGATTTCCGCGCTACCAGTCTGGACACCATATTACAAATCAAACAAGCCATTGAAGAGTTCCCGCATATAAAACTGCTGGCAGAAAAAGTCGAAACCAACGAAGAGTTTTTACAAGCGCTGGATTTAGGTTTCGATTATTTTCAAGGTTACTTTTTCTCACGTCCTGAAATGATGCAAAGCAGAGCTTTGTCTCCTGCCCAAATGACACTGGCTGAATTACTGTACGAGACAGCTAAAACAGAAATGGATTTAAACGCCATTACCGCCATATTTGAGCGCGATGTGCATTTATCCTACAAGCTACTTCGTTACAGCAATTCAGCCGTATTTAAGCGCCGCGCAGAAATAGCCACTATTAAGCAAGCCATAGTGGTGTTAGGTCAGGCGGAATTGAAGCGCTTTTTATCTGTACTCTTTACCGCACAAATCAGCAGCGACAAACCCGCAGAATTAATGCGAATGGCGATGACCAGAGCTCGTTTTGCTGAGGACATCGCGCGTCTTGCTGGCTTTGCCGAGCTGTCGAAGGCATTTTTAACCGGCATGATGTCGCTGATGGACGCGATATTGGATGAATCGATGAGTTCTGTAATGAATAAATTACCGCTGTCCAAAGATATTAAAGATGCGCTGATTGATGGTGTGGGTCCCATGGCTCAATTTCTGCAACTTATTAAATTTTATGAACAAGCGGCTTGGGATGATGCCAATGCGTTAATTCAATCATTAAAACTCGACAGCAAATTAGTACCCGATGCCTATCATACTGCGGTGCAATGGGCCAACGAACAAATGAAAGCGCTCGGCGACAACTAA
- a CDS encoding BatD family protein, giving the protein MVKQWLCLFLIVSSPVWALTELKVSLDKNPLLLGETAVLELVADDQVAYQPDFSVLDKDFIVQGPSLGQQMQIVNGKASRTTSWRLLLKAKRSGTFRIPAFEIEGISSTAIEVEVVEGSAQSQTANDAQLFLQSSLDSTQLYVQQLAYLEVKIFFQGDLQRGSLSEPKVDGLSIEQLGKDKEGTELVNGERYRTFTRKYRLIPERSGTFLLPGSTLSGEMLDRNSGRYDYFAQTKAVSATANDLSIEVAAKPDNFPGDWLIADLVSLNEEWSPASDKLTQGEPVTRTITITALDVAEHQLPDLALDAPEGVKLYKEQPHAKQAERNGTLVSQKVFSMAVVANKAGELVLPEVKLPWWNKKTNSVNYATLPEKRLTVEVNPELPQQSATAVVVPPVQSSLTQTSELNPWQWNYTSSVLSLLWLSSVGLLLWFRPTRAVAAKMTAHSSGVAKANPKKLQQACHSNNATAARQWLMLWAQQQFGKAPASLSELAIWCEDNAFAEQLQLLNQQLYQKEQQNWQGKTLWICWSKLSLEKPDNKNALPELYPE; this is encoded by the coding sequence ATGGTAAAGCAGTGGTTATGCCTGTTTCTAATAGTGAGCAGTCCGGTTTGGGCTTTGACTGAATTAAAAGTATCTTTAGATAAAAACCCATTGTTATTGGGTGAAACTGCGGTACTTGAGCTGGTTGCGGACGATCAGGTGGCTTATCAGCCTGATTTCTCGGTACTGGACAAAGATTTTATAGTGCAGGGCCCTTCGCTCGGCCAGCAAATGCAAATCGTCAACGGCAAGGCCAGTCGCACCACCAGTTGGCGCCTGCTGCTTAAAGCAAAACGCAGCGGCACTTTTCGCATTCCGGCTTTTGAGATTGAAGGCATCAGCTCCACAGCTATCGAAGTCGAGGTGGTAGAAGGTTCAGCGCAATCACAAACCGCAAATGACGCTCAGCTGTTTTTACAAAGTAGTCTGGATAGCACGCAGCTTTATGTGCAACAACTCGCCTATCTGGAGGTGAAGATCTTTTTCCAGGGTGATTTACAGCGGGGCTCATTGAGTGAACCTAAAGTAGATGGTCTGAGCATAGAACAATTGGGCAAAGACAAAGAAGGCACCGAGCTGGTAAATGGCGAGCGCTACCGCACCTTTACCCGTAAGTATCGGCTTATTCCTGAGCGTAGTGGCACTTTTTTGTTGCCTGGTTCAACACTCAGTGGCGAAATGCTCGACAGAAACTCAGGCCGTTATGATTATTTTGCCCAAACCAAAGCTGTCAGTGCCACTGCGAATGACCTAAGTATTGAAGTTGCAGCCAAACCTGATAATTTCCCGGGTGACTGGTTGATCGCGGATTTAGTCAGCCTGAATGAAGAATGGAGCCCGGCCAGCGATAAGCTCACTCAAGGCGAGCCTGTCACCCGCACTATTACCATCACAGCGCTGGATGTGGCTGAACATCAGTTACCCGATCTAGCTCTTGATGCTCCTGAGGGTGTAAAACTTTATAAAGAACAACCTCATGCCAAACAAGCAGAACGCAATGGCACGCTAGTATCACAAAAAGTGTTCAGCATGGCCGTGGTTGCTAATAAAGCAGGTGAGCTGGTATTGCCTGAAGTGAAACTGCCCTGGTGGAACAAAAAAACCAATTCAGTGAATTATGCAACCTTACCGGAAAAGCGTTTAACAGTAGAGGTTAACCCTGAACTGCCGCAGCAAAGTGCAACTGCGGTTGTTGTGCCCCCCGTACAAAGTTCACTAACACAAACTTCAGAGCTCAACCCCTGGCAGTGGAACTACACCAGTTCAGTGCTTAGTTTACTCTGGTTATCTTCTGTCGGTTTACTACTTTGGTTCAGACCCACAAGGGCTGTGGCCGCAAAAATGACTGCACATAGTTCAGGAGTCGCAAAAGCAAATCCTAAAAAACTACAACAAGCTTGTCATAGTAATAATGCTACAGCTGCAAGGCAATGGCTGATGCTATGGGCGCAGCAACAGTTTGGTAAGGCCCCTGCCTCATTGAGCGAATTAGCCATTTGGTGCGAGGACAACGCCTTTGCAGAGCAACTACAGCTCCTGAACCAGCAGCTGTATCAAAAAGAGCAGCAAAATTGGCAAGGTAAAACCTTGTGGATTTGTTGGTCAAAGCTATCGCTGGAAAAGCCCGACAATAAAAATGCTCTGCCAGAATTGTATCCAGAGTAA
- a CDS encoding DUF58 domain-containing protein yields MNTQLQLEQLATDGIHLDLPQLLAYQRHHALLDLAPKMAIQSKLAGSYLARSKGRGMEFDEVRHYQPGDDVRTIDWRVTARTGKVHTKLFREEKERPVFILTDMSESMRFGTKLLLKSVQAAHLAALLAWHVRETGDKLGGLVFSEQQLLELKPAARSQAVLRYLNALIKIQQNQGMAAESSINHALGLMRRLARPGALIFVISDFSALDSQGLRHIQAMRQHNEIRCVHITDPLDLQLPLSASGLAAVTDGVELKTLDLGSSVLKDSYKQQQLQWQQALQLNLKKLNCRYLEISAALPLIEQLNRSWPDGEH; encoded by the coding sequence ATGAACACACAACTTCAGCTTGAACAACTGGCTACAGACGGTATCCATTTGGATTTACCGCAACTGCTGGCCTATCAGCGCCATCATGCTTTGTTGGATTTAGCCCCCAAAATGGCCATTCAAAGTAAGCTGGCAGGCAGTTATCTGGCCCGCAGTAAGGGCCGTGGTATGGAGTTTGATGAGGTTCGGCATTACCAACCCGGTGATGACGTGCGAACCATCGACTGGCGTGTCACAGCCCGCACTGGCAAAGTACACACTAAGCTATTTCGCGAAGAAAAAGAACGGCCGGTGTTTATCCTGACCGATATGTCCGAGTCGATGCGATTTGGCACAAAACTGCTGCTTAAGTCTGTGCAGGCTGCACATTTAGCCGCATTATTGGCTTGGCATGTGCGTGAAACCGGCGACAAACTCGGAGGTCTGGTATTCAGTGAACAGCAATTGCTGGAGCTTAAACCTGCAGCACGCAGTCAGGCGGTGTTACGCTACCTCAATGCACTGATTAAAATTCAGCAAAACCAAGGCATGGCTGCAGAGTCCAGCATTAACCATGCTTTAGGTTTAATGCGGCGTTTAGCCCGCCCTGGTGCACTTATTTTTGTGATCTCAGATTTCAGCGCGCTTGACTCACAAGGCTTGCGCCACATACAGGCGATGCGCCAGCATAATGAAATTCGTTGTGTGCATATCACTGATCCATTGGATTTGCAGCTGCCATTATCCGCATCAGGTTTAGCTGCGGTAACAGATGGTGTTGAACTGAAAACACTGGATTTAGGGTCCTCTGTGTTAAAAGACAGTTATAAGCAGCAGCAACTCCAGTGGCAACAAGCCTTGCAATTGAATTTAAAAAAGCTCAACTGTCGCTATTTAGAAATCAGTGCTGCTTTGCCTTTGATTGAACAATTAAACAGGAGTTGGCCTGATGGCGAACACTGA
- a CDS encoding AAA family ATPase — protein MVKAFSALKDYLDGQVLGQHALTEGILLALLANGHLLVEGPPGLAKTRAVNALAHGVEGRFHRIQFTPDLLPADLTGTDIYRPETGQFEFQAGPLFHHIILADEINRAPAKVQSALLEAMAEKQITVGRKTYALPELFLVMATQNPLEQEGTYPLPEAQLDRFLLHLKVDYPDAATELAILRLTRGEALSHEKAKLSPISQADIFAARQDILKLHMAESLENYIVQLVMATRNAKAYSEQLAKWIAYGASPRASIALERCARAKAWLDGRDFVTPDDIQAVFFNVLRHRLILTYDAEAQGLSTDDVLREILKLVPVA, from the coding sequence ATGGTAAAGGCATTCTCCGCGTTAAAAGATTATCTGGACGGTCAGGTCTTAGGTCAGCATGCGCTGACGGAAGGTATTTTGTTGGCTTTATTGGCCAATGGCCATTTGTTGGTGGAAGGCCCACCGGGTTTAGCCAAAACCAGGGCAGTCAATGCTTTGGCCCATGGTGTTGAAGGGCGTTTTCATCGCATTCAGTTTACTCCCGACTTATTACCAGCCGATTTAACAGGCACAGATATCTATCGTCCAGAAACAGGTCAGTTTGAATTTCAGGCAGGCCCTTTGTTTCACCATATTATTCTTGCGGATGAAATAAACCGCGCACCAGCTAAAGTGCAGTCGGCTTTATTAGAAGCCATGGCGGAAAAACAAATTACCGTAGGGCGCAAAACTTATGCCTTGCCTGAACTGTTTTTAGTCATGGCGACACAAAACCCGCTGGAACAGGAAGGTACTTATCCTTTACCTGAAGCTCAGTTAGACCGATTTTTATTACATCTGAAAGTGGATTACCCGGACGCAGCCACTGAACTGGCTATTTTACGTTTAACCCGGGGCGAAGCCTTATCTCATGAAAAAGCCAAATTAAGCCCTATCAGTCAGGCCGATATTTTTGCCGCCCGTCAGGATATTTTAAAACTGCATATGGCCGAAAGCCTGGAGAACTACATAGTGCAGTTGGTGATGGCAACCCGCAATGCCAAAGCCTATAGTGAGCAACTGGCGAAATGGATAGCCTATGGCGCCAGCCCACGCGCTAGTATTGCGCTGGAGCGTTGCGCCCGGGCTAAAGCCTGGTTGGACGGCCGTGATTTTGTTACACCAGACGATATTCAGGCGGTATTTTTTAATGTGTTACGCCATCGTCTGATTTTAACTTACGACGCCGAAGCTCAGGGCTTAAGCACAGATGATGTGCTCAGAGAGATTTTAAAACTGGTTCCGGTTGCCTGA
- the putP gene encoding sodium/proline symporter PutP, producing MATGTILALGIYFLSMLAIGLYAYRQSSDNLSDYMLGGRKLGPGVTALSAGASDMSGWLLMGVPGAMYAAGISQIWIGVGLVIGAYLNYILLAPRFRVYTELAKDSITLPDYLENRFADPSRLLRLVSALVIVVFFTLYTSSGMVAGGKLFESVFGLDYQLGLFLTASVVIAYTLLGGFLAVSRTDFVQGIIMFVALVMVPIVAFGALDQPTQMFTIIEQLNPKHLDLFTGTSVLGIISLLAWGLGYFGQPHIIVRFMAIRSVSDFKMARRIGMSWMIISLIGAMAIGFVGIAYTHQTQTPIDDPETIFILLSQVLFHPFVGGLLLAAILAAIMSTISSQLLVTSSALTQDFFKTFLHKNATDSLQVLVGRASVFVVALIAILLALDSSSSILGLVANAWAGFGAAFGPVVLMSLYWKRMNHWGALAGIAAGALTVLFWAYSPYQIEGKQLNDFLYAMIPGVFVSALVTWLVSLLTAAPTTDVSHLFQQVSDKLEKN from the coding sequence GTGGCCACCGGCACCATTTTAGCTTTAGGTATTTATTTTCTTTCTATGTTGGCAATTGGCTTGTATGCCTATCGTCAGTCCAGCGACAATTTATCCGACTATATGTTAGGTGGTCGTAAACTTGGCCCAGGAGTTACAGCGTTATCCGCTGGTGCTTCTGATATGAGTGGCTGGTTACTTATGGGTGTACCAGGCGCTATGTACGCCGCTGGTATTTCACAAATATGGATAGGTGTAGGTTTGGTTATAGGTGCTTACCTGAACTACATACTGCTGGCGCCACGTTTCCGGGTTTACACTGAGCTGGCAAAAGACTCAATCACTCTGCCCGACTATCTTGAAAACCGCTTTGCCGATCCAAGTCGATTATTACGCTTGGTTTCTGCTCTGGTTATCGTAGTGTTTTTCACCCTCTATACCTCGTCAGGTATGGTTGCTGGTGGCAAATTATTTGAATCTGTGTTTGGACTTGATTACCAGCTGGGCCTGTTTCTTACTGCCAGTGTTGTTATTGCCTATACCCTGCTGGGTGGTTTTTTAGCCGTCAGCAGAACGGATTTTGTACAGGGCATCATTATGTTTGTAGCCTTGGTGATGGTCCCTATTGTCGCTTTTGGAGCCTTGGACCAACCGACGCAAATGTTCACAATCATAGAGCAGCTTAATCCTAAGCATTTGGACTTGTTCACAGGCACCAGTGTACTGGGCATTATTTCATTATTGGCATGGGGCTTAGGTTATTTTGGCCAGCCGCACATCATTGTGCGTTTTATGGCAATACGTTCTGTCAGCGACTTCAAAATGGCTCGCCGCATTGGTATGTCCTGGATGATCATCTCTCTGATAGGCGCAATGGCGATAGGTTTTGTTGGTATTGCTTACACCCACCAGACACAAACCCCTATTGATGATCCTGAGACTATTTTTATTCTGTTGTCACAAGTACTGTTTCATCCTTTTGTCGGAGGTTTGTTACTGGCGGCCATTCTGGCTGCAATTATGAGTACCATATCGTCCCAGTTGTTGGTGACATCCAGCGCTCTAACTCAAGATTTTTTCAAAACTTTTCTACATAAAAATGCGACTGACAGCCTGCAGGTTTTAGTTGGTCGTGCTTCAGTTTTTGTTGTTGCTCTTATCGCTATTCTGCTGGCACTGGACAGCAGCAGTTCCATTTTAGGTTTAGTAGCAAACGCCTGGGCGGGTTTTGGTGCAGCCTTTGGCCCAGTGGTGCTAATGAGCTTGTACTGGAAACGCATGAATCATTGGGGAGCCTTAGCAGGCATCGCAGCCGGCGCTTTAACAGTGCTGTTTTGGGCTTACAGTCCTTACCAAATTGAAGGAAAACAGCTCAATGATTTCCTTTATGCCATGATCCCAGGCGTTTTTGTCTCTGCTTTGGTCACCTGGCTGGTCAGTTTGCTTACCGCCGCACCTACCACTGATGTAAGCCATTTGTTTCAGCAAGTATCTGATAAGTTAGAAAAAAACTAA
- a CDS encoding VWA domain-containing protein, which translates to MWADFHWLRPEYFWLLLPTLLIWGLFAKLRQPQSAWQHWIAPHLQKELLTVPATQKQKPLLWLVLIIWLLSVIALAGPSWQRLPQPVFQLKKATVILMDMSMSMRATDLSPDRFTQARFKALDYIDGIKEGELALVSFAGDAFVISPLTQDHNNVRLLLPELSPDIMPVQGSNLEAALLLADQLLKQGGYVQGDVVLFTDGFASSDYPRLRELMDNWPHRLSVLAFGSTQGAPVRLSNGELLKDNQGSIVLPRVPLAQLQQLAELRSGVFAVAGSEDNDVEALLALKPLEKKADSAEQQKLFGDQWQDNAVYLVWLLLPLALWLHKRGALTIFVLVLFMQKAEAFEWSDLWQTQQQKAQASYQQGDYPSAWQNFDDPLWKGNAAYRAEDYAAAEQSYRQLDTADSLYNLGNSLARQKKYQDAIEAYQQALAKNPQLDKAQQNMDAVKKALEQQQQQQQQQKGKGEQQDQQQDQQSADQSGEEGEGSESKQQSKEQSSQQSSEQQSAEQGNDAASQKDQQPSQTEQQQKQQEQQQLAEQTEEHKDTKESQQQKAISEAWPNANAEQSQQLDNLLRKVQDDPSLLLRRKMAIEYQKRRYDQPPAGVVEEW; encoded by the coding sequence ATGTGGGCTGATTTTCATTGGTTAAGACCAGAGTATTTCTGGTTACTGCTGCCGACATTGTTGATTTGGGGTCTGTTCGCCAAACTGCGCCAACCGCAAAGTGCATGGCAACACTGGATAGCACCGCATCTGCAAAAAGAGTTACTCACTGTTCCGGCTACACAAAAGCAAAAACCGCTGTTATGGCTTGTGTTGATTATCTGGCTGCTTAGTGTGATAGCTCTGGCAGGCCCGAGTTGGCAGCGGTTACCGCAGCCTGTGTTTCAACTGAAAAAAGCCACTGTAATTCTGATGGATATGTCGATGTCGATGCGTGCTACAGACTTATCACCAGACCGCTTTACTCAGGCGCGCTTTAAAGCACTGGATTATATTGATGGTATAAAAGAAGGTGAATTAGCGTTGGTCAGTTTTGCCGGCGATGCTTTTGTTATTTCGCCTTTAACTCAGGATCACAATAACGTCCGGCTGCTGTTGCCTGAATTAAGTCCGGATATTATGCCGGTGCAAGGTTCTAACCTTGAGGCCGCCTTGCTACTTGCCGATCAACTGCTTAAACAAGGCGGTTATGTGCAGGGCGATGTGGTGCTGTTTACCGACGGCTTTGCTTCATCTGATTATCCCCGTCTGCGTGAGCTGATGGATAACTGGCCCCACCGATTATCTGTGTTAGCTTTTGGTAGCACCCAAGGTGCGCCGGTGCGTTTAAGCAATGGCGAACTGTTGAAAGATAACCAGGGCTCTATAGTGTTGCCCCGCGTCCCTCTGGCGCAGTTACAGCAGCTAGCGGAGTTGCGAAGCGGTGTCTTTGCTGTGGCAGGCTCTGAAGATAATGATGTCGAAGCACTGCTGGCGTTAAAACCTCTGGAGAAAAAAGCCGACAGCGCCGAGCAGCAAAAACTATTTGGTGATCAATGGCAGGACAATGCAGTTTATCTGGTGTGGTTGTTGCTGCCCTTAGCTTTGTGGCTGCATAAACGTGGTGCACTGACCATCTTTGTATTGGTACTTTTTATGCAAAAGGCTGAAGCTTTCGAGTGGAGTGACCTCTGGCAGACGCAACAACAAAAAGCGCAAGCGTCTTATCAGCAAGGGGATTACCCGAGCGCCTGGCAGAATTTTGATGACCCGTTATGGAAAGGTAATGCGGCTTATAGAGCAGAAGATTATGCCGCTGCAGAGCAGTCTTATCGCCAATTGGATACAGCCGATTCTCTTTACAACCTGGGTAATAGCCTGGCACGGCAAAAAAAATATCAGGATGCAATAGAAGCCTATCAGCAAGCGCTGGCAAAAAACCCACAGCTTGATAAAGCCCAACAGAATATGGATGCTGTGAAAAAAGCGCTGGAACAGCAGCAACAGCAACAGCAACAGCAAAAAGGTAAAGGCGAACAACAGGACCAGCAGCAAGATCAGCAATCCGCTGACCAGTCTGGTGAGGAAGGTGAAGGCTCCGAATCAAAACAGCAGTCAAAAGAGCAATCCTCACAGCAGTCATCAGAACAGCAGTCTGCTGAGCAAGGCAATGATGCTGCTTCACAAAAAGACCAGCAACCAAGCCAGACAGAGCAACAGCAAAAACAACAAGAACAGCAACAGCTCGCTGAACAGACAGAAGAACACAAAGATACAAAAGAATCCCAGCAGCAAAAGGCAATTTCCGAAGCCTGGCCTAATGCAAACGCTGAGCAAAGTCAGCAGCTGGATAATTTATTACGCAAAGTACAAGATGATCCCTCTTTGTTATTACGTCGCAAGATGGCGATTGAATATCAAAAACGTCGTTATGATCAACCACCAGCCGGAGTTGTCGAAGAATGGTAA